One window of Cystobacter fuscus DSM 2262 genomic DNA carries:
- a CDS encoding DUF1684 domain-containing protein, whose protein sequence is MRIARLLTLSGLAFATPALAAPPAKPAMTKPADPKPAGQTPSSLETETRAWHQKRLANLTSEEGWLSLVGLHWLNEGDNRFGSAADNDFVFPEGTPARIGTFTRKGNQVTLTLQPGVTLTRAGKPFTGGALGTSEGPEDVLSLGTLRFYLIPRGEKMGLRVKDPEAPARKQFHGIPTWPASAAWRIEGRFEPATTPRKLSIPNVLGTVEEMNSPGTLVFQVGGQEYRLDPVLESDSGPFFVIFGDQTNRNDSYGAGRFLYVDQPTKDGRVVLDFNRAYNPPCAFSPYATCPLPPAQNKLKLRVEAGEKRYGDH, encoded by the coding sequence ATGCGCATCGCCCGCCTGCTCACCCTCTCGGGACTCGCGTTCGCGACTCCCGCCCTCGCCGCGCCTCCCGCCAAGCCCGCCATGACGAAACCCGCCGACCCGAAGCCCGCCGGACAGACTCCCTCCTCCCTGGAAACGGAGACGCGCGCCTGGCACCAGAAGCGCCTCGCCAACCTCACCTCCGAGGAGGGCTGGCTGTCGCTCGTGGGCCTGCACTGGTTGAACGAAGGGGACAACCGCTTCGGCTCCGCCGCGGACAACGACTTCGTCTTCCCCGAGGGCACGCCCGCGCGCATCGGAACCTTCACGCGCAAGGGCAACCAGGTGACGCTCACGCTCCAGCCCGGAGTCACCCTCACCCGCGCGGGCAAGCCCTTCACCGGTGGCGCCCTGGGCACGTCCGAGGGCCCCGAGGACGTGCTCTCGCTGGGCACGCTGCGCTTCTACCTCATCCCGCGGGGGGAGAAGATGGGGCTGCGCGTGAAGGATCCCGAGGCCCCGGCGCGCAAGCAGTTCCACGGCATCCCCACCTGGCCGGCGAGCGCCGCCTGGCGCATCGAGGGCCGCTTCGAGCCGGCCACGACACCGCGCAAGCTCTCGATCCCCAACGTGCTCGGCACGGTGGAGGAGATGAACTCCCCGGGCACGCTCGTCTTCCAGGTGGGTGGACAGGAGTACCGGTTGGATCCCGTCCTCGAATCGGACTCGGGGCCGTTCTTCGTCATCTTCGGCGACCAGACCAACCGCAATGACTCGTACGGCGCGGGCCGCTTCCTGTACGTGGATCAGCCGACGAAGGACGGCCGGGTGGTGCTGGACTTCAACCGCGCCTACAACCCGCCCTGCGCCTTCTCTCCCTACGCCACCTGCCCGCTGCCGCCCGCGCAGAACAAGCTGAAGCTGCGCGTGGAGGCCGGCGAGAAGCGCTACGGCGATCACTGA
- a CDS encoding HesA/MoeB/ThiF family protein, with amino-acid sequence MRIVFCGVGAIGSTAAVLCRNLEATLVFIDFDRVESKNLRAQAFVKPSVGKNKAEALKLQLLNLYGVKAEAFGVRMTRDNVAALGASADLLVDCFDNQESRLLLSAFARAAGKPLVHGALAADGTFGLVRWDERFVPDAEDTPGQATCEGGEHLPLIGQLGATLARTVQDFVKHGVRRDTLVGLVAVTPTVS; translated from the coding sequence ATGCGCATCGTCTTCTGTGGCGTGGGGGCCATCGGCTCCACGGCGGCGGTGCTGTGCCGCAACCTCGAGGCCACGCTCGTCTTCATCGACTTCGACCGCGTGGAGTCCAAGAACCTGCGGGCGCAGGCGTTCGTGAAGCCCTCCGTGGGCAAGAACAAGGCGGAGGCGCTCAAGCTGCAACTGCTCAACCTGTACGGTGTGAAGGCCGAGGCGTTCGGCGTGCGGATGACGCGCGACAACGTGGCGGCGCTGGGCGCGAGCGCGGATCTGCTCGTCGACTGCTTCGACAACCAGGAGAGCCGTCTGCTCCTGAGCGCGTTCGCGCGCGCGGCGGGCAAGCCCCTGGTGCACGGCGCGCTGGCGGCGGACGGCACCTTCGGGCTGGTGCGCTGGGACGAGCGCTTCGTCCCGGACGCCGAGGACACGCCCGGGCAGGCCACGTGCGAGGGCGGAGAACACCTGCCCCTCATCGGCCAGCTCGGCGCCACGCTCGCGCGCACGGTGCAGGACTTCGTGAAGCACGGCGTGCGCCGCGACACCCTGGTGGGACTCGTGGCGGTGACGCCCACGGTGAGCTGA
- a CDS encoding MvdC/MvdD family ATP grasp protein, with product MTILIVTHSKDNDAPLSVARALESRGERVYRFDTDLFPTALQLSLDERGAGRLSGPAGELSLEDVTAIWYRRNSTGSAIPQELDAQLRRPSVEESRRLVFGMMSALGVFQLDALEIVRRSEHKPLQLKLARALGMEVPRTLMTNDPVAVRAFAAECPGGVVTKMMSSFAVYDERGREQVVFTTPLTSEQLADLEGLDLCPMTFQERLTKAVELRVTVVGERVMAAAIDSQALPRAREDWRREGAALVEAWRPYTLPEPLHAQVLRLMDALGLNYGAFDFIVTPEGRHVFLEVNPSGEFMWLMKHPGLPVDEALADVLGGRAARRLAPKPLTGA from the coding sequence ATGACCATCCTCATCGTGACGCATTCCAAGGACAACGACGCGCCCTTGTCCGTGGCGCGTGCCCTCGAGTCCCGGGGCGAGCGGGTCTACCGTTTCGATACCGACCTGTTTCCCACCGCGCTCCAGCTCTCGCTGGATGAGCGCGGGGCGGGGCGGTTGTCCGGCCCCGCGGGAGAGCTGTCCCTGGAGGACGTGACGGCGATCTGGTACCGCCGCAACTCGACGGGCAGCGCCATACCCCAGGAGCTGGATGCCCAGCTGCGCCGCCCGTCGGTGGAGGAGAGCCGGCGCCTGGTGTTCGGCATGATGAGCGCGCTGGGGGTGTTCCAACTCGACGCGCTCGAAATCGTCCGGCGCTCGGAGCACAAGCCGTTGCAGCTCAAGCTGGCGCGGGCGCTCGGGATGGAGGTTCCCCGGACGCTGATGACCAACGATCCGGTGGCGGTGCGGGCCTTCGCCGCCGAGTGCCCTGGCGGCGTGGTGACGAAGATGATGTCGTCGTTCGCCGTCTATGACGAGCGGGGCCGGGAGCAGGTGGTCTTCACCACGCCCCTCACCTCGGAGCAGCTCGCGGACCTGGAGGGACTGGACCTGTGTCCGATGACCTTCCAGGAGCGGTTGACCAAGGCGGTGGAGCTGCGGGTCACGGTGGTGGGGGAGCGGGTGATGGCGGCGGCCATCGACTCGCAGGCGCTGCCGAGGGCACGCGAGGACTGGCGGCGCGAGGGCGCGGCGCTCGTGGAGGCCTGGCGGCCCTACACGTTGCCCGAGCCGCTCCACGCCCAGGTGCTGCGGTTGATGGACGCGCTGGGACTCAACTACGGCGCGTTCGACTTCATCGTCACGCCCGAGGGCCGGCACGTCTTCCTGGAGGTGAATCCCTCGGGGGAGTTCATGTGGTTGATGAAGCACCCGGGACTGCCCGTCGACGAGGCGCTCGCGGACGTGCTCGGTGGCCGCGCGGCGCGGCGGCTCGCACCGAAGCCGCTGACCGGGGCGTGA
- a CDS encoding microviridin/marinostatin family tricyclic proteinase inhibitor has protein sequence MKKDTTKKPFFAKLLEEQELEQVTGGVGNATQKYPSDGDDHDATLVKSPPDTTQKYPSDGDDDIAV, from the coding sequence ATGAAGAAGGACACGACCAAGAAGCCGTTCTTCGCGAAGTTGCTCGAGGAGCAGGAGTTGGAGCAGGTCACGGGAGGCGTCGGGAACGCGACCCAGAAGTACCCCTCGGACGGTGACGATCACGATGCGACGCTGGTCAAGTCGCCCCCCGACACGACCCAGAAGTACCCCTCGGACGGTGACGACGACATCGCGGTCTGA
- a CDS encoding MvdC/MvdD family ATP grasp protein: MPTARDTVLLFTHSGDYFTVDRVAQEVSRRGLRPLRIDTDGFPSEWELTSMLGPAHQDVVLHTQAGEVRSAEVRSVWLRRRVPPRLDETLEPAWRESCARESSAALVGALDGLTGAGCRFINPLGADEAAGNKLLQLRLARAHGLEIPRTLVTNDAERVRSWFDEVGGRMVAKMLTPLTQSMGGGQPFVYTTAIGPEHLDELEGLRHSPMVFQERIDKSHELRVAVVGEHCFVGAIDASRSVEGQVDWRRSRPDECAWSPGRLPEDVARRLVRLVAELGLVYGAADFIVTPDGRYVFLEVNPGGEWGMLERDLGLPIAAALADALASEGS; the protein is encoded by the coding sequence ATGCCCACCGCTCGCGACACCGTCCTGCTCTTCACCCATAGCGGCGACTACTTCACGGTGGATCGCGTCGCGCAGGAGGTGTCGCGGCGGGGGCTACGGCCCCTTCGCATCGACACGGATGGCTTTCCCTCCGAGTGGGAGCTGACGTCGATGCTGGGGCCGGCGCATCAGGACGTGGTGTTGCACACCCAGGCGGGCGAGGTGCGAAGCGCCGAGGTGCGCTCGGTGTGGCTGCGTCGGCGTGTCCCTCCCCGGCTCGACGAGACGTTGGAGCCCGCCTGGCGCGAGAGCTGTGCCCGGGAGTCGAGCGCGGCCCTCGTGGGGGCCCTCGACGGATTGACGGGGGCGGGCTGCCGCTTCATCAATCCCCTCGGCGCGGATGAGGCGGCGGGCAACAAGCTGCTCCAACTCCGGCTCGCCCGGGCTCATGGGCTCGAGATTCCACGCACCCTGGTGACCAACGACGCGGAGCGGGTGCGCTCCTGGTTCGACGAAGTGGGCGGCCGGATGGTGGCCAAGATGCTGACGCCGCTGACCCAGTCCATGGGGGGCGGACAGCCCTTCGTGTACACGACCGCCATCGGCCCCGAGCACCTGGATGAGCTCGAGGGTCTGCGCCACAGCCCCATGGTGTTCCAGGAGCGCATCGACAAGTCGCACGAGCTGCGTGTCGCCGTGGTGGGCGAGCATTGCTTCGTGGGGGCCATCGACGCTTCTCGCTCGGTGGAGGGGCAGGTGGACTGGCGGCGCTCCCGCCCGGACGAGTGCGCCTGGTCCCCGGGTCGGCTGCCCGAGGACGTGGCCCGGCGCCTGGTGCGCCTGGTGGCGGAGCTGGGGCTGGTGTACGGCGCCGCGGATTTCATCGTCACACCCGATGGCCGCTACGTCTTCCTCGAGGTGAACCCCGGAGGGGAGTGGGGAATGCTCGAGCGGGACCTTGGCCTTCCCATCGCCGCGGCCCTCGCCGACGCGCTCGCTTCCGAGGGAAGTTGA